Genomic window (Tardiphaga sp. vice304):
GCGGTCTCTTCGCCGCAGACATAGGCGCCGGCGCCGACCCGGACTTCGAGATCGAAATGATAGGCCGAGCCACAGATATTGGCGCCGAGATAGCCCGCGCGTTGCGCCGCCTCGATCGCCAGGTTGGTCGCGACGATCGCGTGCGGATATTCCGAGCGGAGGTAGATGTAGCCCTTGTTGGCGCCCACGGCGATGCCGGCGATGGTCATGCCTTCGATCACCACGAAGGGGTCGCCCTCGAAAATCATGCGGTCGGCAAAGGTGCCGCTGTCGCCCTCGTCGGCATTGCAGACGATGAATTTGCGGTCGGCGGCGGTATCCGCCACCGTCTTCCACTTGATGCCGGTGGGGAAGCCGGCGCCGCCGCGGCCGCGCAGCCCCGACGTGGTGACGTCGGCGACGATCGCGGCCGGCGTCATGGTAAGCGCCCGCTCAAGGCCCTTGTAGCCGTCATGCGCGAGGTAATCGTCCAGCGAGCGCGGATCGACCACGCCGCAGCGGACGAAGCTCAGGCGGGTCTGGCGCTTCAGCCACGGGATATCCTCGGTAAGGCCGAGCCGCAGCGGATGCGCGCCGTCGGCGATCATCGCATCGAGCACCGATCCGACATCGTCTTCGGTCATCGGGCCGAAGGCGACGCGGCCCTGCGGCGTCACCAGCTCGACCATCGGCTCCAGCCAGTACAGGCCGCGCGAGCCATTGCGGACGACCTCGATCTGCAGGCCGCGGCTTTCGGTCGCCGCTGCAAAGGCTTCCGCCACTTCCTCGGCGCCGACCGCCAGCGAGCCCGCGTCGCGGGGAATAAAGATCTTCATCATCGCTGGGCCTCCGCAACGAGCGCGTCGAGGCGCTTCTCATCGAGCCGGCCGACGACCCGGCCATCGAGCATCGCCGACGGCGCGGTAGCGCACAGCCCGAGGCAATAAATCGGCTCCAGCGTGACGCGATGATCCGGCGTGGTGCTGCCCAGCTTGATGCCCAGCTTGTTTTCCGCGCGCGCGGCCAGCGCATCGCCACCGGCTGCCTGGCAGGCCTCGGCGCGGCAGATCTTCAGTACGTGCTGGCCAGCCGGCTCGTGGCGGTAGTCGTGATAAAAGGTGAAAACGCCATGCACCTCGGCGCGCGACAGGTTGCGCGCTTCGGCGATCATCGGGATCGCCGGCGCCGGCACGTAGCCGAAGACTTCCTGCAAGGCATGCAACATGACCAGCGTGCCGCCCTCGACGTGGGTCAGGCCGGCAATGATCTCCGCGCCGCGCGTCTCTTCCCATGGCTCATAGATTGAGGTCATCGTATTCCCGACTTGTTATGTCCTGCGCAGCATGAAAGTTGGAATTGCTCCAAAGATCAATAAAGCAGTCTCATGCGGCGATACGGAATCCTTATCGAAGCCGAGACATCGAAGCAGAGACCAGACGGCGGCGTCATGGGCTGCGGCCGCTATGCTTCCAGCGACGGCGCCACTTCGCGGGCGATCTGCACCAGCGTCGCCACCAGCGGCGTCATCGGGTCGCGCTGCGGCACCACGAGACCGACGCCATAGGTAATTTCGGGATCGACGATCGGGATCATACGCACGGTTCCCGTGGCTTTCAGCCCGAGCGTCTCGGCGAGCTTGGCCGGCATCACGCTGGCCCAGCGGCCGGTCTTGACGTGGGTATAGAGCACGATGATCGAGTTCGAGGTCAGCATCGGCATGGCCTCGGCGCCGACCGATTTGAGCGCGCGGTCGATGATGCGGCGGTTCTGCATGTCCGGCGTCAGCAGGCACAGCGGCACCTGGGCGACCTCCTGCCACGTCACCTTGTCGCGGGCGCCGAACAGGCTCTCCGGCGAGGTCAGCAGGCAATAGGTCTCCTTGTAGAGCGGGATCGAGCGCACCTTTCCGAGCGGTTCGTTCTCGATATAGGTCAACCCGGCATCGACCTCGAGGTTTTCCAGCAGGCCGAGCACCGAATCCGACGTGCACGACACCACGCGAAAGCGGACCTCGGGATGGCGGGCGCGGAACGGCGTGGTCAGCGACGCCACCATGCCGAGCACGGTGGGAATCGCGGCAATGCGGATCTCGCCGGACAGACGGTCCCTGAGGCCGTTGATCTCCTGCTTCATGGCACGGGCATCGCCGACGATGCGGCGCGCCCATTCCAGCGCGCGTTCGCCCTCCGGCGTGAAGCCCTGGAAGCGCGAGCCGCGCTGCACCAGCATGACGCCGAGCAGCTCCTCGAGCTGCTTCAGGCTGGTGGACATGGTCGGCTGGGTGACGCCGCAGGCTTCGGCGGCGCGGCCGAAATGCCGTTCCTTGGCCAGCGACAACAGCAATTCAAGCTTTTCGATCAATGCGTCTTGCTCCGAGCCCGCCACAGGCGGCCGTGCCGCGCGATGATCGCGATCTTTTGTTCCGCCCTGCCGCACCATACGGCGCAGCCAGCCCGGCTAGCAACCGGCGCGCCGGCGCAATGGGGCTGTCTTTGGTCGCGGTTGACATGATCCGCGGCGGAGGCCGCAGCACGGTGGCGCAGCCGTCCAGAGGCGCGAGGCGCAAGGCCACGGCCCGGGATGACGGATGCAGCGCCTCGTCGAAGGCACGCCTGGTTCAACAGAAGCTGCCGCGCGACCCGTGCGCAGCTGGGGTATCGGACGAATCAGCCGAGGCGGCTGATCTGCTCTTCGGTCACGACGCGCTCGACGTTTTCAGTCTTGCTCTTGATGCGGTAGCGCGGACGGCCATCGGCTTCGATCGGCAGGCAGGAAGTGATCGTATAGACGCTGCGTTCCTTGACCATCGAGCGGCCCTGCGGCCCCTGGAGCTGATGATGGACGTCGTCATTGATTGCGTAGTTATGCGCCATAATTGATACTCTCCACGATGGAGCGGCTTTTAGCCACAACTGCGCCAAAAAGCAATAAATCTGTAGCAATTTCGGTCAGATAGCACGTCGTGCCTGATATGCAGCCAGCGCTGGTGACAGCGTTCGAGCGCAGTTTGCGACCGTTTTCGCCAGAGCCCCCTGGAACTTTTGGCGGATAAGCAGGAAATTCGGCAGGATTGAACGCTTTCGAGCGCAAATCAAATACCATGGCACCGGCCGGACCCACCGGTCATCGGCCAACCATCCGTCGCTCGGCTCCCCACAGAAAAAAACCGAAAAACCACCGGCAGG
Coding sequences:
- a CDS encoding formate dehydrogenase beta subunit, with protein sequence MMKIFIPRDAGSLAVGAEEVAEAFAAATESRGLQIEVVRNGSRGLYWLEPMVELVTPQGRVAFGPMTEDDVGSVLDAMIADGAHPLRLGLTEDIPWLKRQTRLSFVRCGVVDPRSLDDYLAHDGYKGLERALTMTPAAIVADVTTSGLRGRGGAGFPTGIKWKTVADTAADRKFIVCNADEGDSGTFADRMIFEGDPFVVIEGMTIAGIAVGANKGYIYLRSEYPHAIVATNLAIEAAQRAGYLGANICGSAYHFDLEVRVGAGAYVCGEETALMESIEGRRGIVRAKPPLPAHKGLFGKPTVINNVLSLAAVPYILAGGAQHYAECGMGRSRGTMPIQLAGNIKHGGLFEVAFGITLGELIDQVGGGTFSGRPVRAVQVGGPLGAYFPRELFDTPFDYEAFAKRDGLIGHGGIVVFDDTVDLSKQARFAMEFCAVESCGKCTPCRIGSTRGVETIDKIRSGERVAENKVVLEDLCNTLKFGSLCALGGFTSYPVMSALKHFPEDFGPVPARLQAAE
- a CDS encoding formate dehydrogenase subunit gamma — protein: MTSIYEPWEETRGAEIIAGLTHVEGGTLVMLHALQEVFGYVPAPAIPMIAEARNLSRAEVHGVFTFYHDYRHEPAGQHVLKICRAEACQAAGGDALAARAENKLGIKLGSTTPDHRVTLEPIYCLGLCATAPSAMLDGRVVGRLDEKRLDALVAEAQR
- a CDS encoding LysR family transcriptional regulator; its protein translation is MIEKLELLLSLAKERHFGRAAEACGVTQPTMSTSLKQLEELLGVMLVQRGSRFQGFTPEGERALEWARRIVGDARAMKQEINGLRDRLSGEIRIAAIPTVLGMVASLTTPFRARHPEVRFRVVSCTSDSVLGLLENLEVDAGLTYIENEPLGKVRSIPLYKETYCLLTSPESLFGARDKVTWQEVAQVPLCLLTPDMQNRRIIDRALKSVGAEAMPMLTSNSIIVLYTHVKTGRWASVMPAKLAETLGLKATGTVRMIPIVDPEITYGVGLVVPQRDPMTPLVATLVQIAREVAPSLEA